A segment of the Malaclemys terrapin pileata isolate rMalTer1 chromosome 1, rMalTer1.hap1, whole genome shotgun sequence genome:
ACATGCTGCTTGGAGCTCTGGAGGGAGGGTGAATTATTTAGTCTACAAGTGGCTTCTGGATGCAGAGCCTTATGTGAGGAGCTGAGAACCTGCTGGAGCTGAGACACACTTGGGCCAGAAAGCTGCGCTTGCAGCCCTGTGCAGTACATGTATGCTCCAGTGAAGACTGTGCAAGGGGAGGGATAGAAGGCCAGTGGTTTACAAGGAGTCACCTACTGCATAAATCAAAACTGCAGGTGCCCATTTGCAGTGCTGGGTTGGATCGGTCCACAGCTTATTCTTTGCTCCTTGtgtctccccacctgcccccaggcTGGAAAACCTTGCATCAAGGGTACTGTCACATACAGGACTCTGTTATAGATGGTCTAATCTCTTTGTGTATTACCTGAAAACGAGAGGTTCTGTCCCAGAAATCTAAGTGTAGACCAAGACCTGCTGTTGGGCTAAATGTCTGCATGTAGGAAATAGTTTGAAAGAGCAAAATACAACTGCCAAGGTGAACATCTAGTAGCCACAATGTGTGATAGCTCCATAACCTGAAGCAGTAACTGGACTTGTCCCTAATTCCAGAGGGAGTGTCTTTCTATCCATATTGGCCAGGCTGGGGTCCAGATGGGCAATGCCTGTTGGGAGCTGTATTGTCTGGAACATGGAATCcagccagatgggaccattcCCAGCAACAAGGCAGCTAAACCGATAGAGCCAGAGACTGAACAAGTGGATTCTTCTTTTGAGACCTTCTTCTGTGAGACTGCATCAGGAAAGCACGTGCCCAGGGCTGTGTTCATTGACCTGGAACCCACGGTCATTGGTAAGATAATGGGACAGGCCCCTAAATATGCAGCAGAACGTTCTTTAGCTTCCTTTCCGGTCTCTTGGTGGGAGGGTCTAATGGCTAATGTCCCTGATGGCATCATCTAACTTGCCACCTCCATGGGTTTAACCCTGGTAACACTATCCAATCATGAAGTGTTGTATTTTACGTGTCACTAATTCCAAACAGGACTCTACATGGCAAACAGGCTACTCCTACTACACTAGGGTGTGTGTGGCATTTAACTTTGGACTTTGCTTTCTTATGAGGGCTAGAAGCTCAGCTACTGAAACTGGcctagctccattaacttcagtggcactatagactatcagggttggaagggacctcaggaggtcatctagtccaaccccctgctcaaagcagcaccaatccccagacagatttttgccccagatccctaaatggccccttcaaggattgaactcacaaccctgggtttagcaggccagtgcttaaaccactgagctatccctcccccctgttgcTGACttacacccactgaggatctggcccagcaaGCTTGTTTGATACCAGCTACTAAAGCAGGGGTCAGCGAGCTGATTTtttttgagtggcacgcagctccctgccgcggtcccggcccccagcccccactcagcccccccagctctcccctgtgggggcaggaggcagaagcttggttctgcagcagccaagcttcccccttgtcccccacttcttcccccagtgtggtgctttcctgcccctcctcctcccctgcgccaatcagctgatagccctagcgagggggagggggaagagcagcagcatgcacacagctccgtagaggatgcagagagaggtagggacggagcctggtgGAACaaggcatatcccttccagccccctgccatgagcagctcatggcagggggctgggagcacccccatccctctgccctgcacccccattcccCCAGCCTTCCCCCCCTGAACCCCCTACCcaatacacacccagccctctgccctgacccctgaaacacccccctcaccccccccaggtctggggtcccggccgcaggccctgctcagcccgctgccggcctaggtgaacagaaccctaggctggcagtgagctgagcaggctggtggcataagatcagcattttaatttaatttttaaatgatgcttcttaaacattttgaaaaccttgtttactttacatacaatagtttagttatataatctagacttatagaaagagaccttctaaaaatgtgaaAACGTAtgaccggcacgcaaaaccttaaattggagtgaataaatgaagacttggcacaccacttctgaaaggctgccgacccctgtactaaagCATCCCCATGAAGTCTGTGTAAACCAGTTTACCTGGTTCCTGTGGAAAACCAGCATCACACTTTTCAACAATCTGAAGTAGTGAAGAGTATTTCTCTGAGTAGATCACCATAGTCTCTCTTATGTTGGAAACTTCTTCATAAATGTTCACTGTAAAGTGTTTGTGGTGGTTAACCCAGGAGACCTCTTCACTGCTGCCTTTGATTCCTGAGGATTTCAGAGATTTGTTGCCAGAAATCTTGTCTTCGGGTCTGGGTGACTCCCTGTAGATTAAGGGGGAAATAACTAAATAAAGAACAAATCTCCTAAGGCAGGGGGAAGAAGCAGATTAGTCTGTGTAACATGCTGAATTTTTCCCAGTCAGGGAACTGAATGTTTctctagaagatctgctctaggaattattttggggaagtcctatggtCTGTTATACAGTAAGtaggactagatgatcacaatggttccttctggccttaatctatgaatctacagcaTATAATGCCACCCCTAGAGAAAATGCTACTAGAAATTCACTGGTGCAAGTAAACAAGACAAATACACAAGTTTCATATGGCAGCTATACTCCCACAGACAGAACATGGGGGAAAACCAGCCAGTGTCCTAAAATGTACTGTAACCCTAATCGGAACAGGACTTTGACTTCCACCTTGAAGTCATGTTCTGATGTGCATTACCTGGGCAAACTTGTGGGTGTTGATCTAGATAGCACTCTTCTTCAGTCCTAGCTCCCCAATCCCAGGCCCCTCCTCTGAAAATTCATACAGTATCTTCAGTACACTGATGTTTCCACTTCATGCTGGACCTTCTTGAAGCTTGTCCCTCACAGACTCTTAAGGGCTTTGCTAGCAATGGTATTCAGTCACGCACTTCTAACATCCCCAGTCTGTTAACTGTCTGCTGTTTAACCAATAATCCAACTTCCTGCAGATGAGATCCGAATTGGGAACTACCGAGCACTCTTCCATCCTGAGCAGCTCATTAGTGGCAAAGAGGATGCCGCCAACAACTACGCCCGGGGCCACTACACCATTGGGAAGGAAATAATTGATACAGTATTGGGTAGAGTCCGTAAAATGGCAAGTAGACAAATACTTTTTCTTCTAAAACAGTGTCTTAAAGCACCTCCCTAATTAATCTTTGGGTCTGGAGGGGTTGGGAGAAGTGGGGTTATGAGAAGGGCAGTACCCACTTAAAAAGGGGATTGTAACAAGAGGCTAACAGGGCATTCCGACGTCCTACCCCAATGTTTGTGATGGGCACTGCAAGCCAAGTAGAAATTCATTGCTTCAAAAGAACCCTCAGGAGCAGTTACTTCTCTTGGAGATGGCTTCATAATGAGATTTGGGGGTCTTGTAATAGAGGGGTCATACCTCTGTACTTAGTGACTATTGTGTGGGACCTAAATAGCTCAGGGCCTTGCAGTCTATCAATGTGTCAAATCCCAGCCTTGATGAGTAGATTACAAAAGTACATAAGAACGTaggaatggccatattgggtcagaccaatggtccatctagcccagtatcctgtcttctgacagttgccaatgccaggtgcttcagagggtatgaacagaacaggcaatcatcaagtgatccatcccctgtcacttcAGAGCatagttttgcatccctgcccatcttggctaatagccattgattggacCTAttctccgtgaatttatctagttcctttttgaaccctggtatagtcTTGTAACCCTTGAATCGCTGGGGTGGCCTATATAAAATCAGCTAGTGGTTCTCCATCCAGTTCCAAATAGACCAGTGTCCAGATCATAAATGACTTGAGACTCCAAGCTGTCAAAAAGCAACTTGCATTTCAGTGATCGTGAAACACTGAggtcatagaatcctagaatatcggggttggaagggacctcaggaggtcatctagtccagcccctgctcaaagcaggaccaatccccaactgttAGTTCTCTATCTGGTAGTTGTCCTAGAACTAGCCAATAACTTCCACTTGGCACAAGTGCTCTGTTGGCGTGTGATACATTGCCTGAAGGGTTTAGATGTCCGTGCAATAGTATCTCTAATAGCTCCAAGTACTCTGTCATTGTGCCATCCCTTAACACCCAAACTAACTAATGATCTCCTATGGAAACATCCAAGGGGTAGCTTAAAGGCCCAAATTAAAGCTGACTAACATTCCTCTTAAACTGTTAGTATTACTAAGTCCTGCCTTGCAGGCCGGGGATTGGACTAAGTGACccattgaggtcccttcccattcTACACTTTTATGATTCTAGGAAAAGGAGAATTATTGGAACTTTATTCTTGCACAGAAACTCACTATCAGAACTTTTGACTAATCCTGCTGTCAGCTGTTAATCAGCAATGAGATTTTCCCaagcagcgggggggagggaagagaagccgCAATTGGCAGCAcctcggcggcagctccaccgcaccgcttcattcttcggcggcaggtccttccctccaagagggactgagggacctgccaccaaagagccggacgtgctgcccctctttgttggccaccccaggcacctgcttgctgcgctggtgcctggagctgacccTGGATTAAATAGTGTAAAATCATTGAGTCGAGGAAattaacaattatttttcttGCAGGCTGACCAGTGCAGTGGCCTTCAAGGGTTCCTGGTCTTCCACAGCTTCGGAGGAGGCACAGGCTCTGGATTCACGTCCCTCTTGATGGAGCGCCTGTCAGTAGAGTACAGCAAGAAGTCCAAGCTGGAGTTCTCGGTGTACCCTGCCCCACAGGTCTCCACTGCGGTGGTGGAACCCTACAATTCCATCCTGACCACCCACACCACACTGGAGCACTCAGACTGTTCTTTCATGGTggacaatgaagccatttatgaCATCTGCAACCGGAACCTTGATATTGAGCGTCCCACTTACACCAACTTGAACAGGCTGATAGGACAGATAGTGTCGTCTGTCACTGCTTCTCTGAGATTTAATGGTGCATTAAATGTTGATCTGATAGAATTCCAAACTAATCTGGTGCCCTATCCCCGCATACATTTCCCCCTCACTACCTATGCGCCCATAATTTCGGCAGAGAAAGCCTACCACGAGCAGCTCTCGGTGCCTGAAATCACCAACTCTTGCTTTGAGTTCTCTAACCAGATGGTGAAATGTGACCCTCGCCGAGGCAAATACATGGCTTGCTGCCTGCTGTACCGGGGGGATGTGGTGCCCAAGGATGTGAATGCAGCTATAGCCGCCATCAAAACCAGGAGGTCCATCCAGTTTGTGGACTGGTGCCCAACTGGGTTTAAGGTGGGCATCAATTACCAGCCCCCCACTGTGGTGCCAGGGGGAGACCTGGCTAAAGTGCAGCGGGCCGTCTGCATGCTGAGCAACACCACGGCTATTGCAGAAGCCTGGGCCCGTCTGGATCACAAGTTTGACCTGATGTACGCAAAACGGGCCTTTGTGCATtggtatgtgggggaggggatggaggagggggagttcTCCGAAGCCAGGGAGGACATGGCTGCTCTAGAGAAGGACTATGAGGAAGTTGGCAGGGACTCTGCCGATGGGGATGAGGCAGATGAAGATGAGTACTAACTCAAACCTCAAATTCAGTACCAACTCTAGTTAATCAGGCTAAAGTTGTGACAGTGCTCAGGCAGCATCTCACAGGATTCTCCCTTAATATCAAGGTTGCCAATTGAGATACTTTATGCCCTCTTATGCTTGCATAATTGAATGTGGCCAACTCTCTGTAGCATGAGCGCATACTTGCTGAAACTATCAAGCTTCATTGCTAGGTCTCTGAAATGAAATCTGATAAGGCACCAGCTTAATGCttggtgcagatttttttttttttaggcgcA
Coding sequences within it:
- the LOC128830028 gene encoding tubulin alpha-3 chain isoform X1 — encoded protein: MRECLSIHIGQAGVQMGNACWELYCLEHGIQPDGTIPSNKAAKPIEPETEQVDSSFETFFCETASGKHVPRAVFIDLEPTVIDEIRIGNYRALFHPEQLISGKEDAANNYARGHYTIGKEIIDTVLGRVRKMADQCSGLQGFLVFHSFGGGTGSGFTSLLMERLSVEYSKKSKLEFSVYPAPQVSTAVVEPYNSILTTHTTLEHSDCSFMVDNEAIYDICNRNLDIERPTYTNLNRLIGQIVSSVTASLRFNGALNVDLIEFQTNLVPYPRIHFPLTTYAPIISAEKAYHEQLSVPEITNSCFEFSNQMVKCDPRRGKYMACCLLYRGDVVPKDVNAAIAAIKTRRSIQFVDWCPTGFKVGINYQPPTVVPGGDLAKVQRAVCMLSNTTAIAEAWARLDHKFDLMYAKRAFVHWYVGEGMEEGEFSEAREDMAALEKDYEEVGRDSADGDEADEDEY
- the LOC128830028 gene encoding tubulin alpha-3 chain isoform X2 — its product is MGNACWELYCLEHGIQPDGTIPSNKAAKPIEPETEQVDSSFETFFCETASGKHVPRAVFIDLEPTVIDEIRIGNYRALFHPEQLISGKEDAANNYARGHYTIGKEIIDTVLGRVRKMADQCSGLQGFLVFHSFGGGTGSGFTSLLMERLSVEYSKKSKLEFSVYPAPQVSTAVVEPYNSILTTHTTLEHSDCSFMVDNEAIYDICNRNLDIERPTYTNLNRLIGQIVSSVTASLRFNGALNVDLIEFQTNLVPYPRIHFPLTTYAPIISAEKAYHEQLSVPEITNSCFEFSNQMVKCDPRRGKYMACCLLYRGDVVPKDVNAAIAAIKTRRSIQFVDWCPTGFKVGINYQPPTVVPGGDLAKVQRAVCMLSNTTAIAEAWARLDHKFDLMYAKRAFVHWYVGEGMEEGEFSEAREDMAALEKDYEEVGRDSADGDEADEDEY